The Magnetospirillum sp. 15-1 DNA segment TCTGCGCCACCATGGCCTGCCACGGCTCGGTGCGGGCGGGGCGCCGCCTGACCGTCCCGGAGATGAACGCCCTGCTGCGCCGCATGGAGGCCACGCCCCTGTCCGGCCAGTGCAACCACGGGCGGCCCACCCACGTTTCCCTCAGCCTCGCCGACATCGAAAAGCTGTTCGGACGGCGATAATTCGCCGCTCCAACCCTGCTTGACCGCCGTCAATTACCATAGCTGGTTAGTCAGGTACTCTGGCCTCAGTTGCTTGAAGCGAAGGAATACCGCCATGAGAAAGACCGACAGTTTCCGTAAACATCACGATGATCTCCGGGGAATCGTCGGCCGGCTCGAACCCATGCTCGACCCCAAGCGGATCGCCGAAGATCCGGCGACGGTGTCCAAGGTGGTGCTCGACCTGTTCGGCAAGTTCTCCATCCATCTGGCCATCGAGGACAACACGCTGTACCCCAAATGCGCCGCCCATGCCGACGCGGCGCTGCGGCGCACCGCCGCCGAGTTCCAGGCGGAGATGGGCAACCTGTCGCAGCGCTTCGATGCCTACAAGAAGGCGTGGGCCGGCCCGCTGGCCATCGGCCGCGACCCCGCCGGCTTCGTGACGGCGACGCGGGAGATCCTGAGCCTGTTCAAGGCGCGGGTGGGACGCGAGGAAAACCGCCTGTACGACCTGTTCGACAAGGCGGCGTGATGAAGGGCGGCCATCCGCCGCGGGATATCGGCCTGCGCTGAGTGAAACTCATCGCAGGCCGGATAGGCCCAAGGGGCCGCGCGGCTTATGCCGCGGAAGGCAAGGGCGTACAGCGCCCGCGCGGCCGCATGAGGGCGCTGCGGCGATCGGTTTCGATCACCGCAGATTGATGTAGGGAGTCATCACTCCCCGTAGCGGATTTCCACCACCTCGATCATTTCGATGCCGGAAGGGGTCCGCACCGGCACGGAATCGCCCTCGAACGCCTTCAGCAGCGCCCGAGCCACCGGCGAGATCCAACTGATCAAGCCCCTCTCCATATCGGCCTCGTCGATGCCGACGATGGTGATGGTGATTTCCTCGTCGCGGGGACTGGCATAGGTGACGGTGGCGCCGAAGAACACCTGATCGCGCTTCTTCTGCTGGTCGGGATCGACCACATGGGCGGATTCGATCCGCTTGGTGAGGAAACGGATGCGGCGGTCGATCTCGCGCAGGCGCTTCTTGCCATAGAGATAGTCGCCATTCATTCCGAGCGGTCGCCGTTGCCCGCCGCCCACGACACCACCTCGACCACCTTGGGCCGCTCCACCTTGAGCAGGTGGGACAGCTCGGCCTTCAGCGCCGCGAAGCCCTGGGGCCGCATGTAGTTCTTGGAGCCCGGCGGCAGACCCTTGGGGGTATCCTCCAGCTCGTCGTCACCATCGCTTTCCTTGGTGAAGGCCTTGCTCATGCCTTGGCTCCCTTCCTGGCATTGGGGTCCAGCGGCCAGCGCGGACGCGGCGCGAAGGCGAGGTCGTCGCTCTGGCCCAGGCGCAGCCGCTCGATCCCCGCCCAGGCGATCATGGCGGCGTTGTCGGTGCACAGCCTCAGCGACGGAGCCAGGAATTCCAGGCCCGTTTCGGCTCCGATCCGAACCAGGGTCTGGCGCAGCGCCGTGTTGGCGGCGACGCCGCCGGCCACCACCAGATGCCGGACCTGGGGCCAGCGGGCCTTCATCTCGCGCACGCCGCGCCGCACCCGATCACCCATGGCATCGGCCACCGCGTCCTGGAAGGCGCGGGCCACGTCGGCCTGATCGCGCCCGGACAGCGGCTGGGGCAGGCTTTCGATCAGCAGGCGGGCGGCGTTTTTCAGGCCCGAGAAGCTGAAATCGCAGCCGGGCTTGCCCTTCATGGGCCGGGGCAGGGTAAAGCGGGCGGAATCGCCCATTTCCGCCGCCTTTTCCACCGCCGGACCGCCGGGATAGCCCAGGCCGGCCATCTTGGCCACCTTGTCGAAGGCCTCGCCCGCCGCGTCGTCGATGGTGGTGCCCAGACGGGTATACTTGCCCACCCCCTCGACGGCCAGCAGTTGGCAATGCCCGCCCGAGGCCAGCAGCAGCAGATAGGGAAATCCGATATGGTGGGTCAGGCGCGGGGTGAGCGCGTGGCCTTCCAGGTGGTTGATCGCCAGGAACGGCTTGCCCGACGCCAGGGCGATGGCCTTGCCGGTCATCACGCCGACGATCACCCCGCCGATCAGGCCGGGACCGCCGGTGGCCGCCACCGCGTCGAGATCCTTGAAGTCCACCCCGGCCCGGCGCATGGCCTCGGCCACCAGCCGGTCCATGTGGGCGAGATGGGCCCGCGCGGCGATTTCCGGCACCACGCCGCCGAACGGGCGGTGCTCGTCCAGTTGCGACAGCACCACCTCGCCGAGGATTTCCCGCTCGCCGTTGACCACGGCGGCGGCGGTTTCATCGCACGAGCTTTCGATACCCAGAACAAGCAAGATGGAAATCCCTTTGCACAGCGGCGCCCGACTTACTACAACAACCGGACCATGACCGCAAAACTTCCCATCCTCCGCATCGGTACGCGCGGCTCGCCGCTGGCCCTGGCCCAGACCCACGAGACCCGCGACCGCCTCGCCGCCGCCTGGGCACCCCTGGCCGCCGACGGCGCCATCGACATCGAGGTCATCAAGACCACCGGTGACCTGGTTCAGGACCGCCCGCTGGCCGAAATCGGCGGCAAGGGCCTGTTCACCAAGGAGCTGGACGAGGCCATGCTGTCGGGGCGCATCCATCTGGCCGTCCATTCCATGAAGGACGTGCCGACCCAATTGCCCGACGGCATCGTGCTGCCCTGCATCCTGCCGCGCGAGGACGTGCGCGACGCCTTCCTCAGCCTCAAGGTCGCATCCCTGGCCGAACTGCCCCAGGGCGCCGTGGTGGGCACCTCGTCCCTGCGGCGCGGCGCCCAGATCCTGCATCGGCGTCCTGATCTGAAGGTGGTGAACTTCCGCGGCAACGTCCAGACCCGCCTGCGCAAGCTGGAAGAGGGCGTGGTCGACGCCACCATGCTGGCCATGGCCGGATTGCGGCGCCTGGGCCTGGCCCAGCACGCCACCTCGGCGCTGTCCGAGGACGACATGTTGCCCGCCGTGGCGCAGGGAGCCATCGGCATCACCTGCCGCGCCGACGATCGCGCCGCGCTGGATTATCTGGCGGCGCTGAACTGCCCGGATTCCTTTGTCCGCGTCGCGGCCGAGCGGGCCTTCCTGACCCGCCTGGACGGCTCGTGCCGGACCCCCATCGCCGCCTTGGCCGAGCTGGACGGCGACAGGCTGTCGTTCCGCGGCCTGATCGTCAGCCCCGACGGCACCAAGGTCCACGCCACCGCGCGCACCGGCACCCGCGCCGACGCCGAGGCCATGGGCAAGGATGCCGCCGAGGAACTGATCAAGACGGCGGGGCCGGGCTTCTTCGACCTGATCAAGAGTCACTGAGCCGTGGCGGTCCCCACCCCACCACGCGCGCCCGGCGCCGGGGTTGGCGGGGCGGCCGGTGCCGGAGCGCGAAAATTGAGAGCCCTGGTGACCCGCCCCAAGGAGGATTCCGAAGGCGTGGCCCGCGTGCTGGCCGAACGCGGCCTCGACGTGATGGTCGAGCCGCTGCTCGACATCGAACCGGTGGCCGGCGCCATCATCGACACCGATGGCGCCCAGGGCATATTGGTGACCAGCGCCAACGGCATCCGCGCCCTGGCCCGCCTGCATCCGGGCCGTGACCTGCCCATCTGGGCGGTGGGCGACGCCTCGGGCCGCGCCGCGCGCGAAATGGGCTTTTCACGGGTGGAATGCGCCGGCGGCGACGTGGACAGTCTGGCCGCGCTGGTCGAATCCCGTGTCGACCCCAAGGCCGGGGCGCTGCTGCACGCCGCCGGCTCGGTGACGGCCGGCGATCTGTCGGGATGGTTGTCGGCGAAGGGATTCGAGGTGCGCCGCCGGGTCCTGTACCGGGCGGTGACGGCGACCCGGCTTTCAGCCTCGCTGTGCGATACCCTGCGGACCGGGGGCCTGCATCTCGCCCTGTTTTTCTCTCCCCGCACCGCCCGGACCTTTGCTACCCTGGCGATCGAAGCGGGGGTGCGGGATACGCTCGGCACCATCGCCGCCTACGGTCTGTCGGCCAATGTTTCGGCCGAGCTGTCCCCCCTGCCCTGGCGGGTGCTGCGACAGGCGGCCGAACCTAGCCAGGCCGCCTTGCTGGCCGCCATCGACGACGATCTCAACCGGGGATTCAGCCCATGACGTCAGAGCCCGCTTCCGAGCCCACCGCCCCCGTGGAGGTGCCGCCCCAGGGAGCCCCGAACAAGTCGTCGGCCCCCCTGATCGCCGTGCTGGCGGTCCTCGCCCTGGGCGGCGCGGCCGCCGTCAGCTTTCCCATGTGGCGCGGCCATATGGGCATGCCCGGACCGGCGGGCATGGACTCCTTCGAGGTGGAGAACCTGCGGGCCGAGCTGTCGGCCGCCACCAATCGTATCGCCCAATTGGAAGCGCGCCCCGCCGCCGCTCCGGGGGCGATGGACAACGCCCGCCTCGACCGGCTGGAGGAGGCGCTCAAGACGGCCCAGGGTCACGCCGCCGGCCCGGCCGGTGAAATCGATTCACTTGCGAAACAGGTTGCCGACCTCAAGCGCAACTCCGCCGAGGCCAGCGCCGTCCTGCGTCTGGCCGAGCGTCTGGAGCTGATGGATCTCGCCATTCGGGAGCTTCAGGCCCGGCGCTCGTCGGCCGCCGCCCTGCTGCTGGCCGCCGGCCAGTTGCGCGAGGCGGTGGCGGCCGGCCGGCCCTTCGACGCCGAATGGCGCGCCGCCCGCGTGCTGGCGGGCGAGGATGCCGAAAGCCTCGCCCTGCTCGACGGACTGAAGGAACAGGCCGCCGCCGGTATCGCCACCCGCGCCGCCCTGGTGCAGCGCTTCGACGCCCTGGCCCCGGCGCTGATCCGCGCCGAAATCCTGCCCGAGGGTGACGGCTGGTGGCGGCATGCCGCCGACCGCCTGCTGTCGCTGATCACCATCCGCCGCGAGGACGGCGCCACCATCGGCCAGAACGCCGCCGCGATCATCGGCCGCGCCCAGGCGGCGCTGACGCGGGGTGATTTCGCCGCCGCCCTGACCGAGCTGGAATTCCTGAGTCCCGGCCCGGCCGAGGCCGCCCGGCCCTGGATCGCCGAAGCCAAGGCGCGCCAAGGCGCCGACAAGGCCCTGTCGCAACTGACCGCCCAGGCGGTGGCCCTGGCCGGAGCGAAGCCATGAGGCGGCTGCTCGCCTTCCTGATCCTTACCGGAGTGGTGGTGGCTGGCGCCGTCTGGCTGGCCGACCGTCCGGGCGAGGTCACCATCCACTGGCTGGGCTGGCGGGTAGACACCACCGTACCGGTGCTGCTGGCCGCCCTGGTGCTGCTGTTGGTGGCGCTGTCGGTGCTGAACCGACTGGTGCGCACCGTGTTCGGTGCGCCCCCGGCCGCTGGTTCGAATCGCGCCGCCTCGGCCGCCAGCCCGTCAGCGCAAGGGCTATACCGCCCTGCGCCGACGGGCTGGCGGCGGCGGCTTCGGGCGACACCCTGCGCGCCGGCAAGCTGGCCCGCAAGGCCGACAGGCTGCTGCGGAACCCGGCGGTCACCGGGCTGCTGACCGCCCAGGCCGCCCAGCTCAGCGGTGACGATGACCAGTTGCGCGACCGCTACCAGACCATGACCGAGCGCAAGGAAACCGCCTTCCTCGGCCACAAGGGACTGGCCGATCTGGCGCTGAAGGCGGGCGATTGCGATACCGCACGGGTCGAGGCGGGCAAGGCCTTCCTGCTGCAGCCCGGCGCCGAGGGTCTGGCCGGCATGCTGCTCGACCTGCAGGTGGGGGCCGGTGCCTGGGCGGAAGCCGAACAGGTGCTGCGCACCGCGCGGCGCCGCGACGCCTTGCCCGCCGCCGAACTGGCCCGCCGCCGCGCCCTGGTCCTGCTGGGCCGCGCCGAGGAGGCGCTGGGGGCCGGCAACGAGGCGCAGGCCCTGGACTGGGCCTTGGATGCCCGCGACGCCGATCCGCTGTTCGTTCCCGCCGTTTCCCTGGCCGCCGGGCTGTATCGCCGGCGCGGCAAGGAACGCAAGGCGGCGTCCCTGCTGAAGGCCGCCTTCAAGGCCGCCCCCCATCCGCTGCTGATCGCCGGCTGGCTGGCCCTGGGCGAGGGCGAGAGCGCGCTGGAGCGGGTGAAAAGGGTGCAGGAGCTGGTCCAGGCCAATCCCGCCTCGCCCGACGGCCACGTGGCCCTGGCCGAGGCGTCCCTGGCCGCCCAATTGTGGGGGCAGGCCCGCACCCATTTGCAGAAGGCCCTGGAACAGCGGCCGACCCGCGCCGTCTTCCAGTTGCTGGCCCGCGTCGAGCGCGAGGAGCGCAAGGACGAGGCCGCCGCCAATGTCTGGCTGATGAGGGCCGGAACCGATTCGATTCCGGAACCGTCCTGGACCTGCGGGGGCTGCGGCCATCATACCCCCGACTTCGCCGTATGCTGCCCGGCCTGCGGCGCCCCCGGCCGCCTGGAGTGGACATGACCCGATACGCCGTAACCCTGGCCGCCCTGGCGGCCCTTTGCGCCTCTCCCGCCCTGGCCGCCGACGGCAAGGCGCTGTTCGCCGCCAAGGGCTGCGTCGCCTGCCACGGCGAAGCGGGCGCCAAGCCCATCGCCGGCTCTCCCAACATCGCCGGACAGAACGCCGTCTACCTGCTGCGCCAGATGACCGAGATCGCCGACGGCACCCGTTCCTCGGCTCCGGTCAAGGTGATGAAGCCGGTGATCGACAAGACCACCCCCGACGAGCGCAAGGTGCTGGCCGAGTGGCTGGCGACGCAAAGGCCCGCCGAGGCCCAGCCGGGCGACAAGGCCAAGGCCGAGCAGGGCGCCGAGCTGTTCGACGAGAACGGCTGCATCGGCTGCCACGGCGCCGACGGCCTGAAGCCGCTGGCCGACTATCCGTTCCTCGCCGGGCAGCGCAAGGACTACCTGATGGTCCAGATCAAGGCCATCCGCGACGAGATCCGCTCGACGCGGCGCACCCGCATGATGACCGCCAACGTGCGCAAGTTCTCCGAGGCCCAGGTCGAGCAGGTGGCCGAGTTTCTTTCGCAGACGAAACGGAAATAGGCGGCCGGGATGAACTCACTTCCTCCGTCCCCCCTTCCCTTGGCCACCCTGGTTCTGGGCGGCGCCCGCTCCGGCAAGTCGGCCTATGCCGAATCCCTGTTCGGCGGCCAATCCGCCCTCTACCTCGCCACCGGCCAGGCCCTGGACGGCGAGATGGCCGAGCGTATCGACCATCACCGCCGCCGCCGGGGATCGGGCTGGAGCACGCTGGAAGAGCCCCTCGATCTCGCCGACACCCTGGACAACGTCATGCGACCCGACCGGCCGGTGCTGGTGGACTGCCTGACCATGTGGCTGTCCAATCTGATGCAGGCCGGACGCGACATCGACCATTCGGTGGAGCGCCTGTGCGAGGTTCTGACCAATCCGGCCGGGCCGGTGGTGCTGGTCTCCAACGAGGTGGGCATGGGACTGGTACCCGAGACCCGCCTGGGGCGCCAGTTCCGCGACCATCAGGGCCGGGTCAACCAGCGGGTCGCCGCCATCAGCCGCCGGGTGGTGTTCGTCGCCGCCGGCCTTCCCCTGGTTCTCAAGGATATTTCCTGATGCGCAAGGTTCCTACCACCGTCATCACCGGTTTCCTGGGGGCCGGCAAGACCACCCTGGTCCGCCACCTGCTGGCCAACAACCAGGGGCGGCGCATCGCGCTGATCGTCAACGAGTTCGGCGATATCGGAGTGGATGGCGAACTGCTGGCCGCCTGCGGCGTGGCGGGCTGTGCCGAGGAGGACATCGTCGAACTGGCCAACGGCTGCCTGTGCTGCACCGTGGCCGACGAGTTCCTGCCCACCATGCAGGCCCTGCTGGACCGCCCCAACCCGCCCGACCACATCGTCATCGAGACCTCGGGCCTGGCGCTGCCCAAGCCGCTGGTCAAGGCCTTCCACTGGCCGGAAATCCGCTCGAGGGTCACCGTGGACGGCGTGGTGGCGGTGGTCGACGCCCCGGCGGCGGCCGCCGGCCGCTTCGCCTCGACGCCGGAGGAGATGGCGCGGCCCGACCACGACAATCCGCTGGAGGAGGTGTTCGAGGACCAGCTGGCCTGCGCCGACCTGATCCTCCTCAACAAATCCGATCTGATGGAGGCCGCCGCCCTGGCGGTCCTGCAAGGCGACATCGAGGCGCGGCTGCGCCCCGGCGTCAAGACCCAGCCCACCCGCATGTCGGCCATCGATCCGGTGGTGGTGCTGGGCCTGTCGGCCGCCGCCGAGGAGGACCTGGCCGCCCGCCCGTCCCACCATGACGCCGAGGACGGCCACGATCACGACGACTTCGAAAGCTTCGCCGTCCGCCTGCCGGTGGTCGACGATCCGGCCATCATCGAGGCCCGCGCCGTGGCCGCCATCGCCGCCCACGACATCCTGCGCCTCAAGGGCTTCCTGGCGATCACCGGCAAGCCGGCCCGCCACGTCATCCAGGCGGTCGGTACGAGAGTGGAACGATATTTCGACCGCCCGTGGAAGGCCGACGAGGAGCGCGTCGGCACCCTGGTGGTGATCGGCCGCAC contains these protein-coding regions:
- a CDS encoding mitofilin family membrane protein, with the protein product MTSEPASEPTAPVEVPPQGAPNKSSAPLIAVLAVLALGGAAAVSFPMWRGHMGMPGPAGMDSFEVENLRAELSAATNRIAQLEARPAAAPGAMDNARLDRLEEALKTAQGHAAGPAGEIDSLAKQVADLKRNSAEASAVLRLAERLELMDLAIRELQARRSSAAALLLAAGQLREAVAAGRPFDAEWRAARVLAGEDAESLALLDGLKEQAAAGIATRAALVQRFDALAPALIRAEILPEGDGWWRHAADRLLSLITIRREDGATIGQNAAAIIGRAQAALTRGDFAAALTELEFLSPGPAEAARPWIAEAKARQGADKALSQLTAQAVALAGAKP
- a CDS encoding c-type cytochrome, yielding MTRYAVTLAALAALCASPALAADGKALFAAKGCVACHGEAGAKPIAGSPNIAGQNAVYLLRQMTEIADGTRSSAPVKVMKPVIDKTTPDERKVLAEWLATQRPAEAQPGDKAKAEQGAELFDENGCIGCHGADGLKPLADYPFLAGQRKDYLMVQIKAIRDEIRSTRRTRMMTANVRKFSEAQVEQVAEFLSQTKRK
- a CDS encoding heme biosynthesis HemY N-terminal domain-containing protein — protein: MRRLLAFLILTGVVVAGAVWLADRPGEVTIHWLGWRVDTTVPVLLAALVLLLVALSVLNRLVRTVFGAPPAAGSNRAASAASPSAQGLYRPAPTGWRRRLRATPCAPASWPARPTGCCGTRRSPGC
- the cobW gene encoding cobalamin biosynthesis protein CobW translates to MRKVPTTVITGFLGAGKTTLVRHLLANNQGRRIALIVNEFGDIGVDGELLAACGVAGCAEEDIVELANGCLCCTVADEFLPTMQALLDRPNPPDHIVIETSGLALPKPLVKAFHWPEIRSRVTVDGVVAVVDAPAAAAGRFASTPEEMARPDHDNPLEEVFEDQLACADLILLNKSDLMEAAALAVLQGDIEARLRPGVKTQPTRMSAIDPVVVLGLSAAAEEDLAARPSHHDAEDGHDHDDFESFAVRLPVVDDPAIIEARAVAAIAAHDILRLKGFLAITGKPARHVIQAVGTRVERYFDRPWKADEERVGTLVVIGRTGLDRTAIEAILRG
- a CDS encoding uroporphyrinogen-III synthase, whose product is MTRPKEDSEGVARVLAERGLDVMVEPLLDIEPVAGAIIDTDGAQGILVTSANGIRALARLHPGRDLPIWAVGDASGRAAREMGFSRVECAGGDVDSLAALVESRVDPKAGALLHAAGSVTAGDLSGWLSAKGFEVRRRVLYRAVTATRLSASLCDTLRTGGLHLALFFSPRTARTFATLAIEAGVRDTLGTIAAYGLSANVSAELSPLPWRVLRQAAEPSQAALLAAIDDDLNRGFSP
- the hemC gene encoding hydroxymethylbilane synthase, producing the protein MTAKLPILRIGTRGSPLALAQTHETRDRLAAAWAPLAADGAIDIEVIKTTGDLVQDRPLAEIGGKGLFTKELDEAMLSGRIHLAVHSMKDVPTQLPDGIVLPCILPREDVRDAFLSLKVASLAELPQGAVVGTSSLRRGAQILHRRPDLKVVNFRGNVQTRLRKLEEGVVDATMLAMAGLRRLGLAQHATSALSEDDMLPAVAQGAIGITCRADDRAALDYLAALNCPDSFVRVAAERAFLTRLDGSCRTPIAALAELDGDRLSFRGLIVSPDGTKVHATARTGTRADAEAMGKDAAEELIKTAGPGFFDLIKSH
- the tsaD gene encoding tRNA (adenosine(37)-N6)-threonylcarbamoyltransferase complex transferase subunit TsaD — its product is MLVLGIESSCDETAAAVVNGEREILGEVVLSQLDEHRPFGGVVPEIAARAHLAHMDRLVAEAMRRAGVDFKDLDAVAATGGPGLIGGVIVGVMTGKAIALASGKPFLAINHLEGHALTPRLTHHIGFPYLLLLASGGHCQLLAVEGVGKYTRLGTTIDDAAGEAFDKVAKMAGLGYPGGPAVEKAAEMGDSARFTLPRPMKGKPGCDFSFSGLKNAARLLIESLPQPLSGRDQADVARAFQDAVADAMGDRVRRGVREMKARWPQVRHLVVAGGVAANTALRQTLVRIGAETGLEFLAPSLRLCTDNAAMIAWAGIERLRLGQSDDLAFAPRPRWPLDPNARKGAKA
- a CDS encoding hemerythrin domain-containing protein — encoded protein: MRKTDSFRKHHDDLRGIVGRLEPMLDPKRIAEDPATVSKVVLDLFGKFSIHLAIEDNTLYPKCAAHADAALRRTAAEFQAEMGNLSQRFDAYKKAWAGPLAIGRDPAGFVTATREILSLFKARVGREENRLYDLFDKAA
- the cobU gene encoding bifunctional adenosylcobinamide kinase/adenosylcobinamide-phosphate guanylyltransferase, with translation MNSLPPSPLPLATLVLGGARSGKSAYAESLFGGQSALYLATGQALDGEMAERIDHHRRRRGSGWSTLEEPLDLADTLDNVMRPDRPVLVDCLTMWLSNLMQAGRDIDHSVERLCEVLTNPAGPVVLVSNEVGMGLVPETRLGRQFRDHQGRVNQRVAAISRRVVFVAAGLPLVLKDIS